The proteins below come from a single Dermatophilaceae bacterium Soc4.6 genomic window:
- the merB gene encoding organomercurial lyase MerB, producing MTADLNHLTQRLTAAEAGAVPWLWQPLLVLLAQGSPVTVEDLSAVTGRSVSDVRQGLTAMGDTEYDADGRVLGHGLTLVPTAHRFEVAGRPLYTWCALDTVIFPSILGLPARVQSPCHTTGEPVRLNVDEAGVAGVTGLAPEAAVVSLVDPEDLTSVRSAFCNQVHFFASAEAAQAWLDKHPGAAVLPVAEAYQLARPLAKGMAAEQFSGPGPACC from the coding sequence ATGACCGCCGACCTAAATCACCTCACGCAGCGCCTGACCGCCGCCGAGGCTGGCGCGGTGCCGTGGCTCTGGCAGCCGCTGCTGGTCCTCCTCGCCCAGGGGAGCCCGGTCACCGTTGAGGACCTCTCGGCCGTCACCGGCCGCAGCGTCTCCGACGTGCGCCAGGGGCTGACGGCGATGGGCGACACCGAGTACGACGCGGACGGCCGGGTCCTCGGCCACGGCTTGACCCTGGTCCCTACTGCCCACCGTTTCGAAGTGGCCGGCCGGCCGTTGTACACCTGGTGCGCCCTGGACACAGTCATCTTCCCCTCCATCCTGGGGTTGCCCGCCCGCGTGCAGTCCCCCTGCCACACCACCGGTGAGCCGGTCCGCCTGAACGTCGACGAAGCTGGCGTCGCCGGCGTCACCGGCCTCGCACCTGAGGCCGCCGTCGTCTCCCTGGTCGACCCTGAGGACCTGACGTCGGTGCGGTCCGCGTTCTGTAACCAGGTCCACTTCTTCGCCTCCGCTGAAGCGGCTCAGGCCTGGTTGGACAAGCACCCCGGCGCGGCGGTGCTCCCGGTCGCGGAGGCCTACCAACTCGCCAGACCCCTGGCCAAGGGCATGGCCGCGGAGCAGTTCTCCGGCCCCGGTCCGGCCTGCTGCTGA
- a CDS encoding DUF1440 domain-containing protein yields MRIRHLMTDLAITTAASYLATTAMERASLKLYELQAPADRDREDAARPGPPDRIAAQKSTELLGLHLSDAALDKAALVFHYGLAASWAPLYPMLRRATSLGPVPAGLLTGASMSLLVDEGLTPLLGFSAPNRAYPLATHARGVAVHLVFGVAVAAVTEAAWTLLGRTPHDD; encoded by the coding sequence ATGCGCATACGCCACCTGATGACCGACCTGGCCATCACTACCGCGGCCAGCTACCTGGCCACCACCGCGATGGAACGGGCCAGCCTGAAGCTCTATGAGCTTCAGGCGCCCGCCGACCGGGACCGGGAAGACGCCGCCAGGCCTGGACCGCCGGACCGGATCGCCGCCCAGAAGAGCACGGAGCTGCTCGGCCTGCACCTCAGCGACGCCGCCCTGGACAAGGCCGCCCTCGTCTTCCACTACGGCTTGGCCGCGTCCTGGGCGCCGCTCTACCCGATGCTGCGCCGCGCCACGTCACTGGGGCCGGTCCCCGCCGGGTTACTGACCGGGGCGTCCATGTCCCTCCTGGTCGACGAGGGCCTCACCCCGCTGCTCGGATTCTCCGCGCCCAATCGGGCCTACCCGCTCGCCACCCATGCACGGGGAGTCGCGGTCCATCTGGTCTTCGGGGTGGCTGTGGCCGCGGTCACCGAAGCCGCCTGGACGCTCCTTGGGCGCACTCCCCATGATGACTAG
- a CDS encoding metalloregulator ArsR/SmtB family transcription factor, translated as MPALTAAREVERLGLPAGSPLVPAEPAGRQIMAKFFRAIGDPTRLLLLEFLLSGERTVTECIEHVGLSQSRVSSHLACLADCGFVAVRRDGRFTRYQVTDPRVVQLLGLARALTADNAAALAACVRIDS; from the coding sequence ATGCCCGCACTGACCGCCGCACGCGAGGTCGAACGGCTCGGCCTGCCCGCCGGCAGCCCCCTGGTCCCGGCCGAGCCCGCCGGACGCCAGATCATGGCCAAGTTCTTCCGCGCCATCGGCGACCCCACCCGGCTGCTGCTGCTGGAGTTCCTGCTCAGCGGCGAACGCACCGTCACCGAGTGCATCGAGCACGTCGGGCTGTCCCAGTCCCGGGTGTCCTCGCACCTGGCGTGTCTGGCCGACTGCGGCTTCGTCGCCGTCCGCCGCGACGGCCGGTTCACCCGCTACCAGGTCACCGACCCCCGGGTGGTGCAGCTGCTCGGCCTGGCCCGCGCCCTGACCGCAGACAACGCCGCGGCGCTGGCCGCCTGCGTCCGCATCGACTCCTGA
- a CDS encoding VOC family protein, with amino-acid sequence MAPRSRFYERPFGATEPGDRVRAPDGPQVALLTIGGRRLGVATEAADLDTPSPETVGATTVRVSLDVEDPDVVAARAVSAGARLVFPVADQPYGMRQGRVVDRFGHHWLIGGPLKG; translated from the coding sequence TTGGCGCCGCGGTCGCGTTTCTACGAGCGGCCTTTCGGAGCCACTGAACCGGGTGACCGCGTACGGGCTCCCGACGGGCCACAGGTAGCGCTGCTCACCATTGGCGGCCGCCGCCTTGGAGTCGCCACCGAGGCGGCCGACCTCGACACGCCCAGCCCGGAGACGGTGGGGGCCACCACGGTCCGGGTCTCGTTGGACGTCGAGGATCCCGACGTCGTGGCAGCGCGGGCGGTGTCGGCCGGAGCTCGGTTGGTGTTCCCGGTGGCCGACCAGCCGTACGGGATGCGTCAGGGACGGGTGGTCGACCGGTTCGGGCATCACTGGCTCATCGGCGGTCCCCTCAAGGGGTGA
- a CDS encoding cytochrome c biogenesis protein CcdA, producing MNGLVAFAFGAGMLSTVNPCGFALLPAFLAYHLGSDNSPTPALGTPSSAVGRKVINGLATGAMVSVGFAAVFTVTGLLVALGLRSIIGAVPWVAVIIGIVLVGLGVAIAAGRHLGVTVSSRRTGAHPRRGPAGMLAFGAAYAIASLSCTLAVLLAVIAQALAASSLTTLVAVFAAYAAGASTVLILLALSTALASSALATGLRRVSRYLPRIAGVVLVASGLYLIAYWAPALNSGRANQTLASGASPLTSALSNFLQQHTTQITAAAIIAVLTTLVAALWMRRRPALKTPIADHPDLTAGPSTHRPAERRNRF from the coding sequence ATGAACGGACTGGTCGCGTTCGCCTTCGGCGCCGGCATGCTCTCCACGGTCAACCCGTGCGGGTTCGCCCTGCTGCCAGCCTTCCTCGCCTACCACCTCGGCTCGGACAACTCGCCCACACCGGCCTTAGGGACACCGTCCTCGGCCGTTGGCCGCAAAGTCATCAACGGGCTGGCGACCGGAGCGATGGTCAGTGTCGGCTTCGCCGCAGTCTTCACCGTCACCGGACTGCTTGTCGCCCTTGGGCTGCGCAGCATCATCGGCGCCGTCCCCTGGGTCGCGGTCATCATCGGCATCGTCCTCGTCGGCCTCGGGGTAGCCATCGCCGCTGGTCGTCACCTCGGAGTCACGGTCAGCAGCAGGAGGACAGGCGCCCACCCCCGTCGGGGTCCCGCAGGGATGCTCGCCTTCGGCGCCGCCTACGCCATCGCCTCCTTGTCGTGCACCCTCGCTGTGCTGCTGGCGGTGATCGCCCAGGCGCTGGCCGCGAGCAGCCTGACGACCCTCGTGGCCGTCTTCGCGGCCTACGCTGCCGGGGCCAGCACCGTCCTGATCCTGCTCGCCCTGTCCACGGCACTCGCCAGCTCAGCCCTGGCCACCGGACTGCGACGCGTCAGCCGCTACCTCCCCCGCATCGCCGGCGTTGTCCTCGTGGCCTCCGGGCTCTACCTCATCGCCTACTGGGCGCCGGCCCTGAACAGCGGCCGGGCGAACCAAACCTTGGCCAGCGGCGCCAGTCCACTGACCTCGGCGCTCAGCAACTTCCTCCAGCAGCACACCACCCAGATCACGGCCGCGGCCATCATCGCGGTCCTGACCACGCTCGTGGCCGCGCTCTGGATGCGCCGGCGACCCGCCCTGAAAACACCGATCGCGGACCACCCAGACCTGACAGCTGGACCCTCGACACACCGCCCAGCTGAACGGCGCAATCGATTTTGA
- a CDS encoding histidine kinase, with protein MVTLLGALVRDRTSPAVTLVGTAVVAVAFAPLRERLQRAADRLLYGDRANPYAALPGVGRRLDGGASFGADALAEITETVATSLRLPFVRVEVSMDGPSDSTMAAEWGDVSAELHEVVLTFRGERVGSLYAARRTPHDRFSSSELRLLDDLGRQVGVAAHAMLLTRDLQRSREELVTAREEERRRIRRDLHDGLGPALAGVALGLDAVSHLVHSRSDEAARLAEQLKQEVHTSLADVRRLVEDLRPPALSSRTGQPGSTPYGSVPSSRAARVAGRVRHDLGDRAAGDLTAGPARQGEHRDGPRAAVVADGVTAAVPAGGLDTDRASP; from the coding sequence GTGGTCACCCTCCTCGGGGCCCTCGTGCGTGACCGCACCAGCCCCGCCGTCACCCTCGTCGGCACCGCCGTGGTCGCGGTCGCCTTTGCCCCACTGCGGGAGCGACTTCAACGCGCGGCTGACCGGTTGCTGTACGGCGACCGCGCCAACCCCTACGCCGCACTCCCCGGTGTCGGCCGCAGGCTCGACGGCGGAGCCAGCTTCGGCGCCGACGCGCTCGCAGAGATCACCGAGACGGTTGCGACATCGCTGCGACTGCCGTTCGTGCGGGTCGAGGTCTCGATGGACGGTCCCTCGGACAGCACGATGGCGGCCGAGTGGGGAGACGTGTCGGCCGAGCTTCACGAGGTGGTCCTGACGTTCCGGGGCGAACGGGTCGGGTCGCTCTACGCGGCCAGGCGGACCCCGCACGACAGGTTCAGCTCATCAGAGCTGCGACTGCTCGACGACCTGGGCCGGCAGGTCGGGGTCGCCGCGCACGCGATGCTCCTTACCCGTGACCTGCAACGCTCGCGCGAGGAGCTGGTCACCGCTCGGGAGGAGGAACGCCGGCGTATCAGGCGGGACCTGCACGACGGCCTCGGCCCGGCACTGGCCGGCGTGGCACTCGGCCTGGATGCGGTCAGCCATCTGGTCCACTCCCGATCCGACGAGGCCGCCCGGTTGGCCGAGCAGCTCAAGCAGGAAGTGCACACGAGTCTGGCCGACGTACGGCGCCTGGTCGAAGACCTCAGACCACCGGCACTGTCGTCGCGGACGGGGCAACCGGGCTCGACCCCGTACGGCTCAGTGCCTAGCTCTCGAGCTGCCCGGGTTGCAGGCCGCGTACGACACGACCTTGGAGACCGTGCCGCTGGCGACCTCACGGCGGGCCCGGCTCGACAAGGCGAACATCGAGATGGCCCACGAGCCGCAGTGGTAGCCGACGGTGTCACGGCTGCAGTGCCTGCGGGGGGGCTCGACACTGACCGCGCGTCGCCCTGA
- a CDS encoding thioredoxin-like domain-containing protein, protein MAIAAVAAVLAVVFVLFAARSSTNGSTAASPAAGGAAPAQAAGAFTARTLDGAGVDVPGSRPSALFFYSVECGACGPGAQSLAQVQKAVGAKANFVAVNVNPGDTAGDISGFLRDNHAEGLALIKDTDAHLLQAYQVNQLSTALILNASGQVVYRAVDPNAAQIQSELAKAGAR, encoded by the coding sequence GTGGCTATCGCGGCCGTGGCCGCCGTCCTGGCGGTCGTGTTCGTGCTGTTCGCCGCACGCTCGTCCACCAACGGTTCGACCGCCGCGTCACCGGCCGCGGGGGGCGCCGCACCCGCCCAGGCCGCGGGCGCCTTCACGGCTCGGACCCTGGACGGTGCGGGCGTGGACGTGCCTGGATCCCGGCCGAGCGCCCTGTTCTTCTACTCCGTCGAGTGCGGGGCGTGCGGCCCCGGAGCGCAGTCCCTGGCGCAAGTCCAGAAGGCGGTGGGCGCCAAGGCCAACTTCGTGGCCGTCAACGTCAACCCGGGCGACACCGCCGGCGACATCAGCGGCTTCCTGCGCGACAACCACGCCGAAGGGCTGGCCCTCATCAAGGACACCGACGCGCACCTCCTTCAGGCCTACCAGGTCAACCAGCTGTCCACCGCCCTCATCCTCAACGCGTCCGGGCAGGTCGTCTACCGGGCGGTTGACCCCAACGCGGCGCAGATCCAGTCCGAGCTCGCCAAGGCCGGCGCGCGATGA
- a CDS encoding metalloregulator ArsR/SmtB family transcription factor codes for MRHTGGVAAGTVGAGAVTLDGLAADVRLLVLAKTASALADPVRLQILGLLRAHEEMTVGELTQELPVSQPRVSVHLRCLTDCGYTAVRREGRRSIYRLQGPQIVELLDAVQVHAASSLEGLLSCLACTPSGEPATGANTGSGCC; via the coding sequence ATGAGACACACCGGCGGCGTCGCCGCTGGCACGGTCGGGGCGGGCGCGGTGACGCTGGACGGCCTCGCCGCCGACGTACGGCTGCTGGTGCTGGCCAAGACTGCCTCCGCGCTGGCGGACCCGGTGCGGCTGCAGATCCTGGGCCTGCTGCGTGCCCACGAGGAGATGACGGTGGGCGAGCTGACCCAGGAGCTGCCGGTGAGCCAGCCGCGAGTCTCGGTGCACCTGCGCTGCCTGACCGACTGCGGCTACACCGCGGTACGTCGCGAGGGCCGCCGCTCGATCTACCGCCTCCAGGGACCCCAGATCGTCGAGCTGCTGGACGCGGTCCAGGTGCACGCGGCCAGCAGCCTGGAGGGACTGCTGTCCTGCCTGGCCTGCACACCCTCCGGTGAGCCCGCCACCGGTGCGAACACGGGGTCCGGGTGCTGCTGA
- a CDS encoding XRE family transcriptional regulator, translated as MKNGSSAPTAITSALDLVGPRLRKVREQRGVTLTVVAERTGISKSTLSRLENGQRKPSLELLLPLAQVYRVPLDDLVGAPDVGDPRIRLKARRVNGRTVLPLTRHPDGIQAWKIIIPVGQSTPKLRTHDGYEWLYVLTGRMRLIQGERDLVLGAGDAAEFDTQTPHWFGSTGEEPAEVLSIFGRPGERIQVPARSRAT; from the coding sequence GTGAAGAACGGCTCGAGCGCACCGACGGCCATCACCTCCGCCTTGGACCTCGTGGGGCCGCGGTTGCGCAAGGTGCGCGAGCAACGCGGCGTGACCCTGACCGTCGTGGCCGAGCGGACCGGGATCTCCAAGAGCACGCTGTCGCGTCTGGAGAACGGCCAGCGCAAGCCCAGTCTCGAACTGCTCCTGCCGCTGGCGCAGGTCTACCGTGTCCCGCTCGACGACCTCGTGGGCGCACCGGACGTGGGCGACCCCCGGATCCGGCTCAAGGCCCGACGGGTGAACGGGCGCACGGTCTTGCCGCTCACCCGGCACCCGGACGGGATCCAGGCGTGGAAGATCATCATCCCCGTGGGTCAGTCCACGCCCAAGCTGCGCACCCACGACGGCTACGAGTGGCTCTACGTCCTGACGGGGCGGATGCGCCTGATCCAGGGTGAGCGGGACCTCGTCCTCGGTGCGGGTGACGCAGCCGAGTTCGACACCCAGACGCCGCACTGGTTCGGCAGCACAGGCGAGGAGCCAGCCGAGGTCCTGAGCATCTTCGGCCGCCCCGGCGAACGCATCCAGGTCCCTGCCAGGTCGCGGGCGACGTGA
- a CDS encoding FAD-dependent oxidoreductase, with product MRQRLVVVGGDAAGMSAASAARRERDPDDLEIVAFERGSYTSYSACGIPYFIGNQVGELDALIARTPQQFAHDHAIDARVRHEVMAIDLDRRAVLARDLTTGGETWEAFDQLMIATGAVPIRPPLPGIDAGGIFGVQTLDDGLAVRAALEAEPPRSAVVVGAGYIGLELAEALCARGIPVTVIQRGRTPMDTLDPDMGGLLVEAMRRFTMTLRLEETVTGFETDTGRVRAVVTDQGTVRADLVILGLGVRPHTALAASAGIPLGPTGAIAVDQRMRTRAPGVWAAGDCVEKFHRVSRRPVTIALGTHANKEGRTAGINLGGGYATFPGVLGTAVTKICNVEVGRTGLGEADAEAAGFEAVSVSVDSTTRAGYYPGAKPIRTKLVAERGTGRLLGAQIVGEEGAAKRIDVLATALWHETTVAELLNLDLSYAPPFSPVWDPVLIAARKATQAVEADRETNEGSTRPTR from the coding sequence ATGAGACAGCGGCTGGTCGTGGTCGGCGGGGACGCGGCGGGGATGAGCGCGGCCTCGGCGGCCCGCCGGGAACGCGACCCGGATGACCTCGAGATCGTCGCGTTCGAGCGTGGAAGCTACACCTCCTACTCGGCCTGCGGCATCCCCTACTTCATCGGCAACCAAGTCGGTGAGCTGGACGCCTTGATCGCCCGCACGCCGCAGCAGTTCGCCCACGACCACGCGATCGACGCCCGGGTCCGTCACGAGGTGATGGCCATCGACCTGGACCGGCGCGCAGTCCTGGCCCGCGACCTCACCACCGGTGGTGAGACCTGGGAGGCCTTCGACCAGCTGATGATCGCCACCGGCGCGGTGCCGATCCGTCCGCCGCTGCCCGGGATCGACGCCGGGGGGATCTTCGGGGTGCAGACCCTCGATGACGGGCTGGCCGTTCGTGCCGCGCTCGAGGCCGAACCTCCCCGCAGCGCGGTCGTGGTCGGCGCCGGATACATCGGCCTGGAACTGGCCGAAGCCCTGTGCGCGCGGGGGATCCCCGTCACCGTCATCCAGCGGGGCCGCACCCCGATGGACACCCTGGACCCCGACATGGGCGGCCTGTTGGTCGAGGCGATGCGGCGGTTCACGATGACGCTGCGGCTCGAGGAGACCGTGACCGGCTTCGAGACCGACACCGGCCGCGTCCGCGCGGTGGTGACCGACCAGGGCACCGTCCGCGCCGACCTGGTCATCCTCGGCCTAGGGGTGCGCCCCCACACCGCGCTCGCCGCGTCCGCCGGCATCCCGCTGGGTCCCACCGGCGCCATCGCGGTCGACCAGCGGATGCGGACCCGGGCGCCCGGAGTGTGGGCTGCGGGGGACTGCGTGGAGAAGTTCCACCGGGTCTCGCGCCGGCCGGTCACGATCGCGCTGGGCACGCATGCCAACAAAGAAGGCCGCACCGCGGGGATCAACCTCGGCGGCGGATACGCGACCTTCCCCGGCGTGCTGGGCACGGCGGTGACCAAGATCTGCAACGTCGAGGTCGGCCGTACCGGCCTGGGAGAGGCCGACGCCGAGGCCGCCGGGTTCGAGGCCGTCAGCGTCTCGGTCGACTCGACCACCCGAGCCGGGTACTACCCGGGCGCCAAACCGATCCGCACCAAGCTCGTCGCGGAGCGGGGCACCGGGCGGCTGCTGGGCGCCCAGATCGTCGGCGAGGAGGGCGCCGCCAAACGCATCGACGTCCTGGCCACGGCACTGTGGCACGAGACGACCGTCGCCGAGCTGCTCAACCTCGACCTGTCCTACGCCCCACCGTTCTCCCCAGTCTGGGACCCCGTCCTGATCGCCGCCCGCAAAGCCACCCAGGCCGTCGAAGCCGACCGGGAGACCAACGAGGGCTCGACCCGCCCCACCCGCTGA
- a CDS encoding NAD(P)/FAD-dependent oxidoreductase produces MNTYDVLVIGGGAAGLSAALVLSRARRHVLVVDAGAPRNAPAANMHGFLSRDGMPPAALLAAGREEVTGYGATFIAGTVTELIRCGPSSFHALLDDGQRVKARKVLVTTGLRDELPDLPGLEQRWAKDVLHCPYCHGWEVRDQQLGVLWNGPESVRYAQVVRQWTDDLVFFVPDDTLTPADRSQLVARAIGVVEGDVERVVVHDDQLTAVAMVDGRSIPRQALFIPPRFVPHDALLTGVGCQVDEQGWVVTGPNGTTSLPGLWVAGNVTNARAQVITAAGEGSAAAIAINTDLVGDDVRTAVAYFNQGFPA; encoded by the coding sequence ATGAACACCTACGACGTCCTGGTCATCGGCGGCGGGGCCGCCGGCCTCTCCGCAGCATTGGTCCTGTCCCGAGCCCGCCGCCACGTCCTGGTCGTGGACGCCGGCGCACCGCGCAACGCTCCCGCCGCCAACATGCACGGGTTCCTGTCCCGCGACGGCATGCCGCCCGCCGCACTCCTTGCCGCCGGCCGGGAGGAAGTCACCGGGTACGGAGCGACATTCATCGCCGGCACCGTCACCGAGCTCATCCGGTGCGGGCCGTCGAGCTTCCACGCCCTTCTCGACGACGGACAGCGGGTCAAGGCCCGCAAGGTTCTGGTCACCACAGGTCTACGCGACGAACTGCCCGACCTCCCCGGGCTCGAGCAACGGTGGGCCAAGGACGTGCTGCACTGTCCGTACTGCCACGGCTGGGAAGTGCGCGACCAGCAGCTCGGAGTGCTGTGGAACGGCCCGGAGAGCGTCCGCTACGCCCAGGTCGTGCGGCAGTGGACCGATGATCTGGTGTTCTTCGTTCCCGATGACACCCTCACGCCGGCAGACCGTTCCCAGCTGGTCGCGCGTGCCATCGGCGTCGTCGAGGGAGACGTCGAACGCGTTGTGGTGCACGACGACCAGCTGACCGCGGTGGCGATGGTCGACGGGCGCAGCATCCCCCGGCAGGCGCTCTTCATCCCCCCGCGATTCGTCCCCCACGACGCCCTCTTGACCGGCGTCGGCTGCCAGGTCGACGAGCAGGGTTGGGTCGTCACCGGACCCAACGGCACGACCAGTCTCCCCGGGCTGTGGGTCGCTGGCAACGTCACCAACGCCCGCGCGCAGGTCATCACCGCCGCCGGCGAAGGGTCAGCCGCAGCCATCGCCATCAACACCGACCTCGTCGGCGACGACGTGCGCACCGCCGTCGCCTACTTCAACCAAGGATTCCCCGCCTGA
- the merA gene encoding mercury(II) reductase, translating into MMTRYDLAIIGSGGGAFAAAIHAIGLGKKVVMVERGTVGGTCVNTGCVPSKALLAAADARHVASDSRFPGISTSADPVDMVALIGGKRDLVESMRAEKYADLVTEYGWDLLPGTATFTGAPESPALQVTRTDGQVEQVEAQHYLVATGSAPWAPPVDGLQEVGYLTSTTAMELEELPVSLLVLGGGYVALEQAQLFARLGSTVTVLARSRLASGEEPEAGEVIEAVFTDEGITVATNASMTAVRRDEATGEVVATAVVDGAAREYRATHLLVATGRRAVTDGLGLSGVGVNVGDRGQVVVDDGLGTSNPRIWAAGDVTGHPQFVYVAGAHGSLAVDNAFTGADRTLDYTHLPRVTFTTPNIAAVGMTDEQATAAGIRCDCRVLPLQYVPRALVNRDTRGFVKIVADADTGIIVGVTAVAQAAGELAAAAVYILNAGMTVEQVTDLWCPYLTMTEGIKIAAQSFTTDVSKLSCCAS; encoded by the coding sequence TTGATGACGAGGTACGACCTGGCGATCATCGGTTCCGGCGGGGGCGCGTTCGCCGCCGCCATCCACGCCATCGGGCTCGGTAAGAAGGTGGTGATGGTGGAGCGGGGGACCGTCGGGGGAACCTGCGTGAACACCGGGTGTGTCCCGTCCAAGGCGCTGCTCGCCGCGGCCGACGCCCGGCACGTCGCCTCCGACTCCCGGTTCCCGGGGATCTCCACCTCGGCCGATCCGGTGGACATGGTCGCCCTCATCGGCGGCAAACGGGACCTGGTGGAGTCGATGCGGGCAGAGAAGTACGCCGACCTGGTCACCGAGTACGGCTGGGACCTGCTGCCGGGTACCGCCACGTTCACCGGCGCACCCGAGAGCCCGGCGCTACAGGTCACCCGCACGGATGGCCAGGTGGAGCAGGTCGAGGCGCAGCACTATCTGGTCGCGACCGGCTCGGCGCCGTGGGCACCCCCGGTCGACGGGCTGCAGGAGGTGGGGTATTTGACCTCCACGACGGCGATGGAGCTGGAGGAGCTCCCGGTTTCCCTGCTGGTCCTGGGCGGCGGATACGTCGCCCTGGAACAGGCGCAGCTCTTCGCTAGGCTCGGCAGCACGGTCACGGTCCTGGCCCGGTCGCGGCTGGCCTCGGGCGAGGAGCCGGAAGCGGGCGAGGTCATCGAGGCAGTCTTCACCGACGAGGGCATCACCGTCGCTACCAACGCCTCGATGACCGCGGTCCGGCGGGATGAGGCCACTGGTGAGGTGGTCGCCACCGCGGTCGTCGACGGCGCCGCCCGGGAGTACCGTGCGACGCATCTGCTGGTGGCGACCGGTCGGCGCGCGGTGACCGACGGGCTGGGCCTGAGCGGGGTCGGGGTCAACGTCGGCGACCGCGGCCAGGTCGTCGTCGACGACGGCCTCGGCACCAGCAACCCCCGCATCTGGGCCGCCGGTGACGTCACCGGCCACCCGCAGTTCGTGTACGTCGCCGGCGCGCACGGCTCGCTCGCCGTGGACAACGCCTTCACCGGCGCCGACCGGACCCTCGACTACACCCACCTGCCCCGGGTTACCTTCACCACCCCGAACATCGCGGCCGTCGGAATGACCGACGAGCAGGCCACCGCGGCCGGGATCCGCTGCGACTGCCGGGTCCTGCCCTTGCAGTATGTGCCCCGGGCGCTGGTCAACCGGGACACCCGCGGCTTCGTGAAGATCGTCGCCGACGCCGACACCGGGATCATCGTCGGGGTAACCGCCGTTGCCCAGGCCGCGGGCGAGCTCGCCGCCGCTGCCGTCTACATCCTCAACGCGGGGATGACCGTGGAGCAGGTCACGGACCTGTGGTGCCCGTACCTGACCATGACCGAAGGCATCAAGATCGCCGCCCAGTCCTTTACCACCGACGTGTCCAAACTGTCCTGCTGCGCCTCCTGA
- a CDS encoding DsbA family protein, producing MNDVEVFFDYTCGFSNRARHWLDAVDGVRVVWRPFSLLEQNRAGDGPPVFSQRALGENVSLIALAVHLAVGADDGDVDQYRRRMFDAWHEETGRLSTEDIVGFGRNAGLGDFDHDRAFEALAGEHAAAKRLGVFGTPSLVLDEDHTVFVKLDSVPSADRRWPLWDQVHQLASGAPDLREWHRVLPEPKAAR from the coding sequence GTGAACGATGTTGAGGTGTTCTTCGACTACACCTGCGGGTTCTCCAACCGGGCCCGGCACTGGCTCGACGCCGTGGACGGTGTGCGGGTGGTGTGGCGGCCGTTCTCGCTGCTCGAGCAGAACCGGGCCGGGGACGGACCGCCGGTCTTCAGCCAGCGCGCGTTGGGCGAGAACGTGTCGCTGATCGCGCTCGCGGTCCATCTGGCGGTCGGTGCCGATGACGGGGACGTCGATCAGTACCGTCGGCGGATGTTTGACGCCTGGCACGAGGAGACCGGCCGGCTCTCGACCGAAGACATCGTGGGGTTCGGTCGCAATGCCGGGCTGGGCGACTTCGACCACGACCGGGCGTTCGAGGCACTGGCCGGGGAGCACGCCGCGGCCAAGCGGCTGGGTGTGTTCGGCACCCCGAGCCTGGTGCTCGATGAGGACCACACGGTGTTCGTCAAGCTCGACAGCGTCCCGAGCGCGGACCGGCGGTGGCCGCTGTGGGACCAGGTACACCAGCTCGCCTCGGGTGCGCCGGACCTGCGGGAGTGGCACCGGGTGCTCCCCGAGCCCAAGGCCGCCAGATGA